Proteins encoded within one genomic window of Actinoplanes octamycinicus:
- a CDS encoding ABC-F family ATP-binding cassette domain-containing protein, with product MANIINLDRVNKGYGAAGQLLTDVSLGLDDDARVGIVGLNGAGKSTLLRMLAKIEEPDSGRVTHRRDLRVATLPQALNLAADATVRDVVLGTAWLAEGMGAEHEWAGDAGVRTILDGLGMGHLGLDSPVGPMSGGERRRVALAALLVRESDLLILDEPTNHLDVAGVDWLAKHLLTRKGALAVVTHDRWFLDAVCTMTWEVVDEQVHTYEGGYAAWILARAERQRVAAAVEARRQNLLRKEIAWLRRGPPARTSKPKFRIDAANELIADVPPVRDTVSLQRLATTRLGKQVYDLEQVTLNAGPKPIFRDLTFQVGPGDRIAVLGANGAGKTTLLRMLAGVTKPDGGRLVTGSTVRPAFLSQELKELPGHLRLLEAVEEVAKRVQLGDRELSAGQLAEVFGFTDKRIWTPVSDLSGGERRRLQMLRLLATEPNVLLLDEPTNDLDTDTLASLEDLLDSWPGTMIVASHDRYLVERVTDQVYAMFGDGRLVHLPGGIDEYLSRIHGAAPAVPGNVAPQAAAAATGLSSGELRQAKKDLARMERQLDKLTEKEARINESLAEHGSDYDKIVELEAQLKAVRQEREEVEMAWLELAEQVPGN from the coding sequence GTGGCCAACATCATCAACCTGGACCGGGTCAACAAGGGCTATGGCGCCGCCGGTCAGCTGCTCACCGACGTCTCGCTCGGGCTGGACGACGACGCCCGCGTCGGCATCGTCGGCCTCAACGGGGCCGGCAAGTCCACCCTCCTGCGCATGCTGGCGAAAATCGAGGAGCCGGACTCGGGGCGCGTGACGCACCGCCGTGACCTGCGGGTCGCCACCCTTCCGCAGGCGCTCAACCTCGCCGCCGACGCCACCGTGCGCGACGTCGTGCTGGGCACCGCCTGGCTCGCCGAGGGCATGGGCGCCGAGCACGAGTGGGCCGGTGACGCCGGCGTGCGCACCATCCTCGACGGCCTCGGCATGGGCCATCTCGGGCTGGACAGCCCGGTCGGCCCGATGTCCGGTGGCGAGCGCCGCCGGGTCGCGCTGGCCGCCCTGCTGGTCCGCGAGAGCGACCTGCTGATCCTCGACGAGCCCACCAACCATCTGGACGTGGCCGGCGTCGACTGGCTGGCCAAGCACCTGCTCACCCGCAAGGGCGCGCTCGCCGTGGTCACCCACGACCGCTGGTTCCTGGACGCGGTCTGCACCATGACCTGGGAGGTCGTGGACGAGCAGGTGCACACCTACGAGGGTGGGTACGCCGCCTGGATCCTGGCCCGCGCCGAGCGCCAGCGGGTCGCCGCCGCCGTCGAGGCCCGCCGGCAGAACCTGCTCCGCAAGGAGATCGCCTGGCTGCGCCGCGGCCCGCCGGCCCGGACGTCGAAGCCGAAATTCCGGATCGACGCGGCCAACGAGCTGATCGCCGACGTGCCGCCGGTCCGGGACACGGTCAGCCTGCAGCGGCTGGCCACCACCCGGCTCGGCAAGCAGGTCTACGACCTGGAGCAGGTCACCCTCAACGCCGGGCCCAAGCCGATCTTCCGGGACCTGACCTTCCAGGTCGGCCCGGGCGACCGGATCGCCGTCCTGGGCGCCAACGGGGCCGGCAAGACCACCCTGCTGCGGATGCTGGCCGGGGTCACCAAGCCGGACGGCGGCCGGCTGGTCACCGGCTCCACCGTGCGCCCGGCCTTCCTCTCCCAGGAGCTCAAGGAGCTGCCCGGGCACCTGCGCCTGCTGGAGGCCGTCGAGGAGGTGGCCAAGCGGGTCCAGCTCGGCGACCGGGAGCTCTCGGCCGGCCAGCTGGCCGAGGTGTTCGGGTTCACCGACAAGCGGATCTGGACGCCGGTCAGCGACCTGTCCGGTGGTGAGCGCCGCCGGCTGCAGATGCTGCGCCTGCTCGCCACCGAGCCGAACGTGTTGCTGCTCGACGAGCCGACCAACGACCTGGACACCGACACCCTGGCGTCGCTGGAGGATCTGCTCGACTCCTGGCCGGGCACGATGATCGTGGCCAGTCACGACCGGTACCTGGTCGAGCGGGTCACCGACCAGGTCTACGCGATGTTCGGCGACGGGCGGCTCGTCCACCTGCCCGGTGGCATCGACGAGTACCTTTCGCGGATCCACGGGGCGGCTCCGGCCGTACCGGGAAATGTGGCGCCGCAAGCGGCCGCGGCCGCGACCGGGCTCTCCTCCGGTGAGCTCCGCCAGGCGAAAAAAGATCTCGCCCGGATGGAGCGCCAGCTGGACAAGCTCACCGAGAAGGAAGCCAGGATCAACGAGAGCCTCGCCGAACACGGCAGCGACTACGACAAAATCGTAGAGCTGGAAGCCCAGCTCAAGGCCGTCCGCCAGGAGCGGGAAGAGGTGGAGATGGCCTGGCTGGAACTGGCCGAGCAGGTGCCCGGAAACTGA